The following are from one region of the Hydrogenophaga sp. BPS33 genome:
- a CDS encoding sensor domain-containing diguanylate cyclase, producing the protein MSDFSWKGAMPGTRRARGLAVWVALFFLSLLPIAHAMAAGVPTVVLDDTQNSVPLAQRSVYWVDPTGQRTVQEVEAQQQDLPFALRDADHRLTLSDGAALWVRFDVQVRDDHALWELELARSGTDRISVYHRLADGRWKAQHAGDRIAVRDWAFPDRYPVFSLDPRTDAAVTYWVQIEHARVPFSGTLQVHKHSTLRELRIHQQFLLGAYFGMALLLTATAVANALVFRDTSFAAYAVYTTVLGLALAASLGVAGQFLWPGSARWNGLAEFILMPMTAVCGLLFVRHVVQPRRIGRWLDRAALGTPALLTALILWDVVSPTTASLKAVTAVSTLTMVLVYAMLWTAWRTGDRWVRWIALGMLPMLLAGALPVMRNFGLISSGFLSQYSMVIAAAIEAPLLIYGLLQRSSLQHEAQARARALAMTEPLTGLTNRHNFMLRLHESLVRAQRYQQHAALLLISLDNHDWFAEHHGREEADRALVITGSLLRTVARDVDTASRVDDSTLALLMEGPVRDAQALSVATSIVASGLRPSLQLPVGATLKFKIVVALLPDSTQDMQQDAQAHLDWMRQALDALRKVPRKAIVKMNF; encoded by the coding sequence ATGTCCGATTTTTCGTGGAAGGGCGCGATGCCCGGAACCCGTCGTGCCCGCGGCCTGGCCGTCTGGGTCGCCCTGTTTTTTCTCTCCCTGCTCCCCATCGCTCACGCCATGGCCGCCGGCGTGCCGACCGTGGTGCTCGATGACACCCAGAACAGCGTGCCGCTGGCCCAGCGCAGCGTCTACTGGGTTGACCCGACGGGCCAGCGCACCGTGCAGGAGGTGGAAGCGCAACAGCAAGACCTGCCCTTTGCCCTGCGCGACGCCGACCACCGATTGACCCTGTCCGACGGCGCCGCCCTCTGGGTGCGCTTCGACGTCCAGGTGCGCGACGACCACGCCCTTTGGGAGCTGGAGTTGGCACGCTCCGGCACCGACCGCATCAGCGTTTACCACCGATTGGCCGACGGCCGCTGGAAAGCGCAGCACGCGGGCGACCGCATCGCCGTGCGGGATTGGGCGTTTCCCGATCGCTACCCGGTGTTCTCGCTCGATCCTCGCACCGATGCCGCGGTGACCTATTGGGTGCAGATCGAGCACGCCCGCGTGCCCTTTTCGGGCACGTTGCAGGTCCACAAGCACAGCACGTTGCGCGAGTTGCGCATCCATCAACAGTTTCTGCTCGGCGCCTATTTCGGCATGGCTTTGCTGCTCACGGCCACGGCGGTGGCCAATGCGCTCGTGTTCCGCGACACCAGTTTCGCGGCCTACGCTGTCTACACCACCGTCCTGGGTCTGGCCCTTGCGGCTTCGCTGGGTGTCGCCGGCCAATTTCTCTGGCCAGGCTCGGCGCGCTGGAACGGACTGGCCGAGTTCATTCTCATGCCCATGACCGCCGTCTGCGGCCTGCTGTTCGTGCGCCACGTGGTGCAACCCCGACGCATCGGCCGCTGGCTCGACCGGGCCGCCCTGGGCACACCGGCGCTGCTGACGGCACTGATCTTGTGGGACGTGGTATCGCCCACGACGGCGAGCCTGAAAGCCGTGACGGCGGTGTCGACACTGACCATGGTGCTGGTCTACGCCATGCTCTGGACCGCCTGGCGCACCGGCGACCGCTGGGTGCGCTGGATCGCGCTGGGCATGCTGCCCATGCTGCTCGCCGGCGCGCTGCCGGTCATGCGCAACTTCGGCCTGATCTCCTCCGGCTTTCTATCGCAGTACAGCATGGTCATCGCGGCCGCGATCGAAGCCCCGTTGCTGATCTATGGCCTGCTGCAACGTTCGTCCCTGCAACACGAAGCCCAAGCCCGCGCCCGCGCCCTGGCCATGACCGAGCCGCTCACCGGTCTGACCAACCGCCACAACTTCATGCTGCGCCTGCACGAGAGTCTGGTACGCGCTCAGCGCTACCAGCAACACGCCGCGCTGCTGCTGATCAGTCTGGACAACCACGACTGGTTCGCGGAACACCACGGCCGCGAAGAAGCGGACCGGGCGCTGGTGATCACCGGCTCCTTGCTGCGCACGGTAGCGCGCGACGTGGACACTGCCAGCCGCGTTGATGACAGCACCCTGGCGCTGCTGATGGAAGGACCGGTGCGCGATGCCCAGGCCCTGTCCGTCGCCACCAGCATCGTGGCCAGCGGTCTGCGGCCCTCGTTGCAATTGCCGGTGGGCGCCACGCTGAAGTTCAAGATCGTCGTGGCCCTGTTGCCCGACAGCACGCAGGACATGCAGCAGGACGCCCAGGCGCACCTGGACTGGATGCGCCAAGCCCTTGATGCCCTGCGCAAGGTCCCGCGCAAAGCGATCGTGAAGATGAATTTCTGA
- the rpoH gene encoding RNA polymerase sigma factor RpoH, producing the protein MSQTLAPVATATQGSLAVANPWALVPPLGNLDAYISAVNRLPLLTLEQEQQAARRLRDDNDLDAAGQLVMSHLRLVVSIARQYLGYGLPHGDLIQEGNVGLMKAVKRFDPDQGVRLVSYAMHWIKAEIHEYILKNWRMVKVATTKAQRKLFFNLRSRKQSFRADAADGDTHRDVLSDTEVGVMARELSVKPEEVREMETRLSGGDVVLDPSPSDDGEDRFGPIAYLADANHEPTALLESAQRDRLATEGVARAMSELDERSRRIVSERWLKVNDDGSGGMTLHELAAEYGVSAERVRQIEVAAMKKMRKALAAYA; encoded by the coding sequence ATGTCTCAAACACTCGCCCCTGTTGCCACCGCCACCCAAGGCTCGCTCGCCGTGGCGAACCCCTGGGCGCTCGTGCCCCCCCTGGGCAACCTCGACGCCTATATTTCCGCCGTCAACCGCTTGCCCCTGCTGACCCTGGAGCAGGAGCAGCAAGCCGCACGGCGCCTGCGCGACGACAACGATCTGGACGCCGCAGGCCAGTTGGTGATGTCCCACCTGCGTCTGGTGGTGTCGATCGCTCGCCAGTACCTGGGCTACGGCCTGCCCCACGGCGACCTGATCCAGGAAGGCAACGTCGGCCTGATGAAGGCCGTCAAGCGCTTCGACCCCGATCAGGGCGTGCGCCTGGTGAGCTACGCCATGCACTGGATCAAGGCCGAGATCCACGAATACATCCTGAAGAATTGGCGCATGGTCAAGGTGGCCACCACCAAGGCGCAACGCAAGCTGTTCTTCAACCTGCGTTCGCGCAAACAAAGCTTCCGTGCCGACGCGGCCGATGGCGACACCCACCGTGACGTGCTGTCCGACACCGAAGTGGGTGTGATGGCACGCGAACTGAGCGTGAAGCCGGAGGAAGTGCGCGAAATGGAAACGCGCCTGTCGGGCGGCGACGTGGTGCTCGACCCCAGCCCCAGCGACGATGGCGAAGACCGCTTCGGCCCGATCGCCTATCTGGCCGACGCCAACCACGAACCCACGGCCTTGCTGGAATCGGCCCAGCGCGACCGCCTGGCCACGGAAGGCGTGGCCCGGGCCATGAGCGAGCTCGACGAGCGCTCGCGCCGCATCGTGAGCGAGCGCTGGCTCAAGGTGAATGACGATGGTTCGGGCGGCATGACGCTGCACGAACTGGCGGCCGAGTACGGCGTGAGCGCCGAGCGCGTGCGCCAGATCGAGGTGGCGGCCATGAAAAAGATGCGAAAGGCATTGGCGGCTTACGCCTGA
- a CDS encoding helix-turn-helix domain-containing protein: MNSEPWVTAIDVARHLGVVKDTVYRWRERKGLPAHKIGRLWKFQLSEVNEWVRGGGAAEDQDREHEDAT; encoded by the coding sequence ATGAACTCCGAACCGTGGGTCACCGCGATAGATGTTGCCCGGCATCTTGGCGTGGTGAAGGACACCGTTTACCGCTGGCGGGAACGCAAGGGCCTCCCTGCACACAAGATAGGTCGGTTGTGGAAATTCCAGCTCTCCGAGGTGAATGAATGGGTTCGCGGGGGCGGCGCGGCGGAAGATCAAGACCGCGAACACGAAGATGCCACTTGA
- the hsdR gene encoding EcoAI/FtnUII family type I restriction enzme subunit R: protein MDKRQLSERDICTKFVTPALEQAGWDISSQVREEFPLTKGRIIVRGKLHTRAQNKRADYVLFHRPNMPIAVIEAKDNKHSLGDGMQQGLGYAEMLQVPFVFSSNGDGFLFHNKIAKDGVIERELALHELPSPETLWHWWSEHLGLNTAQSELVSQDYYSDGSNKTPRYYQLLAINKSVEAIARGQNRLLLVMATGTGKTYTAFQIIWRLWKSKAKKRILFLADRNILVDQTMTNDFKPFGSAMTKIQKRQANKSYEIYLSLYQAVTGTEEERNIYKQFSRDFFDLIVIDECHRGSAAADSAWREILEYFSSATQIGLTATPKETKEISNIDYFGEPIYTYTLRQGIDDGFLAPYKVVRIDLDKDLTGWRPDKGMLDKRGNEIEDRIYNQRDFDKNLVLEKRTELVAKKISDFLKQTNRFDKTIVFCDNIDHAERMRQALVNENADLAALNSKYVMRITGDNEEGKAELDNFIFPESKYPVIATTSKLMTTGVDAQTCKIIVLDQRIQSMTEFKQIIGRGTRINEDYDKYFFTIIDFKKATELFADPDFDGDPVQIYEPAPGESPVPPDEMTGTPGDEGFTYPPADESPWTGVAEPHPGEEGSGVRRYVVANVEVKVAAERVQYFDASGKLITESLKDYTRKALAKEFSSLDDFLRRWNSADKKQAVIDELANEGVFFAALAEEIGRQSGKEFDPFDLVCHIAWDQPPLTRRERAEQVKKRDYFNCYGEQAQRVLQALLDKYADEGVGPIEETQILTIAPFTSFGTPMEIIRAFGGLDQYQHALHELEQALYSPSQQRA, encoded by the coding sequence ATGGACAAACGCCAGCTCAGCGAGCGCGATATCTGCACAAAATTCGTTACCCCTGCGCTTGAGCAGGCGGGATGGGATATCTCCTCCCAGGTGCGTGAAGAGTTTCCGCTCACCAAGGGCCGCATCATCGTCCGTGGCAAGTTGCACACTCGCGCCCAAAACAAGCGTGCTGACTATGTGTTGTTTCATAGGCCCAACATGCCCATCGCGGTCATCGAGGCGAAAGACAACAAACACTCGCTGGGCGACGGCATGCAACAGGGCTTGGGCTACGCCGAAATGTTGCAGGTGCCCTTTGTGTTCAGCAGTAACGGCGACGGGTTCCTGTTCCACAACAAGATTGCCAAGGACGGCGTCATCGAACGGGAGCTGGCACTTCATGAACTGCCCAGTCCTGAGACGTTGTGGCATTGGTGGTCGGAGCACTTGGGCCTGAACACAGCACAGAGCGAACTAGTCTCACAGGACTACTACAGCGACGGCAGTAACAAAACCCCACGCTATTACCAGCTTCTGGCGATCAACAAGAGCGTTGAAGCTATCGCGCGTGGACAGAACCGTCTATTGCTGGTGATGGCCACCGGCACGGGCAAAACCTACACAGCCTTTCAGATCATCTGGCGTCTTTGGAAATCCAAAGCCAAGAAGCGGATTTTGTTTTTAGCCGACCGCAATATCTTGGTCGACCAGACCATGACCAACGACTTCAAGCCCTTCGGCTCGGCGATGACCAAGATCCAGAAGAGGCAGGCCAACAAGTCATATGAGATCTATCTGTCTCTGTATCAGGCAGTCACCGGCACGGAAGAAGAACGCAACATCTACAAACAGTTCAGCCGCGATTTCTTCGACCTGATCGTCATCGACGAATGCCATCGCGGCAGTGCGGCTGCAGACTCAGCCTGGCGCGAGATTCTTGAATACTTCTCGTCGGCCACCCAAATCGGCCTGACGGCCACACCCAAGGAAACCAAAGAAATCTCCAACATCGATTACTTCGGCGAACCGATTTACACCTATACCCTCCGACAGGGCATCGACGATGGCTTTCTTGCCCCCTACAAGGTGGTCCGCATTGACCTTGATAAAGACCTGACCGGCTGGCGTCCCGACAAAGGCATGCTCGACAAGCGTGGCAACGAAATTGAGGATCGCATATACAACCAGCGCGACTTTGACAAAAACCTTGTTCTGGAAAAGCGCACTGAGCTGGTGGCAAAGAAAATCAGCGACTTTTTAAAGCAGACTAATCGTTTCGACAAAACCATTGTGTTCTGCGACAACATCGATCACGCCGAGCGCATGCGTCAGGCATTGGTAAACGAAAACGCCGATTTGGCTGCACTGAACAGTAAATACGTGATGCGCATCACGGGCGATAACGAAGAAGGCAAAGCCGAACTCGATAACTTCATCTTCCCCGAATCTAAATACCCGGTCATCGCCACAACATCTAAATTGATGACCACGGGTGTGGATGCCCAGACCTGCAAAATCATCGTGCTGGATCAACGCATCCAGTCCATGACCGAGTTCAAGCAGATCATAGGCCGCGGAACGCGCATCAACGAAGACTACGACAAGTACTTCTTCACCATCATCGACTTCAAGAAGGCAACTGAACTGTTCGCCGACCCTGATTTTGATGGTGATCCGGTGCAAATATACGAACCGGCACCCGGTGAATCCCCGGTGCCACCCGACGAAATGACTGGCACTCCGGGCGACGAGGGCTTCACCTATCCACCTGCTGATGAATCGCCGTGGACAGGCGTTGCCGAGCCACACCCGGGTGAAGAAGGTAGTGGAGTTCGTCGGTATGTCGTCGCCAATGTTGAAGTCAAAGTGGCTGCCGAACGCGTGCAGTATTTCGACGCCAGCGGAAAATTGATTACCGAATCACTCAAGGACTACACCCGCAAGGCGCTGGCCAAGGAATTCAGCTCACTTGATGATTTTTTACGGCGCTGGAACAGTGCCGACAAGAAGCAGGCCGTTATCGACGAATTGGCCAATGAAGGGGTTTTCTTTGCCGCGCTGGCCGAAGAAATTGGTCGCCAGTCCGGCAAGGAGTTTGACCCCTTCGATCTGGTCTGCCACATCGCCTGGGATCAACCACCGCTTACCCGCAGAGAGCGCGCCGAGCAGGTCAAAAAGCGCGATTATTTCAATTGCTATGGCGAACAAGCGCAGCGTGTGCTGCAAGCCTTGCTGGACAAATACGCCGACGAAGGCGTCGGGCCTATCGAGGAGACACAAATCCTCACCATCGCCCCGTTCACCAGTTTCGGCACACCCATGGAAATCATCCGCGCCTTTGGCGGACTGGATCAATACCAACACGCCCTGCATGAACTCGAACAAGCGCTCTACAGCCCATCGCAGCAGCGCGCATAA
- a CDS encoding type I restriction-modification system subunit M, translating to MAIGTLIKTIQDIMRKDVGVDGDAQRISQIVWLLFLKIFDDKEQEWQLTIPGYKSPLQSRFRWSNWAKDAEGITGEELIDFVNNELFPSLKKLATVAGVAPNGRVVGSVFEDAYNYMKSGTLLRQVINTIEVDVDFNSSSDRHLFNDIYEKILADLQSAGNAGEYYTPRAVTQFMVDILNPQLGESVLDPACGTGGFLTCTIEHLKNQVKTAVDRNTLQESIHGVEKKPLPHMLAMTNLMLHGIDVPSNIRHDNTLSRPLKDYGPKDRVDIILTNPPFGGMEEDGIENNFPRKYQTRETADLFMALIMHLLKHDTGRAAVVLPDGFLFGEGAKTTLKRELLEEFNLHTIVRLPKGVFAPYTSIATNVLFFEKGEPTKDVWFFEHPYPDGYKSYSRTKPLDIKEFDLEKGWWGGSTRKGRKTTENAWKVSAADIAARNYNLDCKNPHAVEVNHRDPAELMAEYQEITSQLAEAQNALKAELMLALGGR from the coding sequence ATGGCTATCGGCACACTGATCAAAACCATTCAAGACATCATGCGCAAGGATGTCGGCGTTGATGGCGACGCCCAGCGCATCAGCCAGATCGTCTGGCTGCTTTTTCTGAAAATCTTTGACGACAAAGAACAGGAATGGCAACTCACCATTCCTGGCTACAAGTCGCCACTGCAAAGCCGTTTCCGCTGGAGCAACTGGGCAAAGGATGCAGAAGGTATCACTGGCGAAGAACTGATCGACTTTGTCAACAACGAACTCTTCCCCTCACTCAAGAAACTGGCCACCGTTGCTGGTGTGGCGCCGAACGGCAGAGTGGTTGGCTCGGTGTTTGAGGATGCCTACAACTACATGAAGTCTGGAACCTTGCTGCGGCAAGTGATCAACACCATCGAGGTGGACGTTGATTTCAACTCCTCGTCAGACCGCCACCTGTTCAACGATATCTACGAAAAAATCCTGGCCGACTTGCAGTCAGCAGGTAACGCCGGTGAGTACTACACACCGCGCGCAGTCACTCAGTTCATGGTCGATATTCTCAACCCCCAACTGGGCGAAAGCGTCCTCGACCCGGCTTGCGGCACCGGCGGTTTTTTGACCTGCACCATCGAACACCTCAAGAATCAGGTCAAAACAGCAGTGGACCGCAACACCCTGCAAGAGAGCATCCACGGCGTCGAGAAAAAGCCGCTGCCGCACATGCTGGCCATGACCAACCTGATGCTGCATGGCATCGATGTGCCCAGCAACATCCGGCACGACAACACCCTGAGCCGCCCGCTCAAGGACTACGGCCCGAAAGACCGCGTCGACATCATCCTCACCAACCCGCCGTTCGGCGGCATGGAAGAAGACGGTATCGAGAACAACTTCCCGCGCAAGTACCAGACCCGCGAAACCGCCGACCTGTTCATGGCGCTGATCATGCATCTTCTTAAGCACGACACCGGTCGCGCCGCCGTCGTGCTGCCCGATGGTTTCCTGTTTGGCGAGGGCGCCAAAACCACGCTGAAACGCGAGTTGCTGGAAGAATTCAACCTGCACACCATCGTTCGCCTGCCCAAGGGCGTATTCGCCCCGTACACCAGCATCGCGACCAACGTGTTGTTTTTCGAGAAAGGCGAACCGACGAAAGATGTCTGGTTCTTTGAGCATCCTTATCCGGATGGCTACAAAAGCTATTCCCGCACTAAACCACTGGACATCAAAGAATTCGATCTGGAAAAGGGCTGGTGGGGTGGCTCAACGCGCAAGGGTCGTAAGACGACAGAAAACGCCTGGAAGGTTTCTGCAGCCGATATCGCAGCACGCAACTACAACCTGGATTGCAAGAATCCCCACGCCGTGGAGGTGAATCACCGCGATCCAGCCGAGTTGATGGCGGAATACCAGGAAATCACTAGTCAGCTGGCCGAGGCACAAAACGCGCTGAAGGCAGAGCTAATGCTCGCCCTCGGAGGGCGGTGA
- a CDS encoding restriction endonuclease subunit S yields MELLEQHFDTAFSAPEGIQKLRELILTLAMQGKLVPQNPNDLPASELLKEIDAEKKRLVKAGKIKTPKHLPESIFGEVPYVLPQGWQWVRLGSIGNIFNGNSINASEKESKYAGAEGLPYIATKDVGYGFDPLDYENGICIPLNEAKFRVAHQGAVLICAEGGSAGKKCGLTDRDICFGNKLFANELYGHIPSRFILYTYLSPVFRASFAAAMTGIIGGVSIAKFVEILLPLPPLEEQHRIVARIDQLMACCDALEKLRADQKAKRLAVHAAALSQLLDTTGGGSANDAWAFITQYFGDLYAVKENIAELRKAILQLAVMGKLVPQYSNDAPASELLKEIETEKKRLVKEGKIKILKPLPEIKPEEIPYALPLGWAWARLQDVLDVRDGTHDSPRDAIGPNTYPLITSKNFVNGGVDFANARQISAEDHFEIIKRSRVERLDILFSMIGGNIGNQIIVEEDREFSIKNVALFKYYNKSFTQPYFIKRFMEHLAIDLQQKAAGGAQPFVSLGFLRNLVIGLPPQLEQQRITSKIDQLMGLCDTLEQRIAAATCKKTELLNAVMAEV; encoded by the coding sequence ATGGAATTGCTGGAGCAACACTTCGACACAGCGTTTTCTGCACCAGAAGGCATTCAAAAGCTGCGAGAACTTATCCTGACACTAGCGATGCAGGGCAAGCTGGTGCCGCAAAACCCAAACGACTTGCCAGCTAGCGAACTGCTTAAAGAGATAGATGCCGAGAAAAAGCGACTGGTGAAGGCCGGTAAGATCAAAACGCCCAAGCATCTGCCCGAAAGTATTTTCGGTGAAGTGCCGTACGTTTTGCCACAGGGCTGGCAGTGGGTTCGTCTCGGCAGTATTGGCAACATCTTCAATGGCAACAGCATCAACGCCTCAGAAAAGGAATCGAAGTACGCCGGTGCTGAAGGTCTACCCTATATCGCGACCAAAGATGTCGGCTACGGTTTTGATCCGTTGGACTACGAAAATGGAATCTGCATTCCTCTCAATGAGGCGAAATTCAGAGTCGCGCACCAAGGTGCAGTTCTGATCTGTGCTGAAGGTGGCAGTGCCGGGAAAAAATGTGGCCTGACTGACCGCGACATCTGTTTCGGCAACAAACTATTTGCGAATGAACTGTATGGTCACATTCCATCCCGGTTCATTCTCTACACTTATCTGTCGCCCGTCTTTCGGGCATCGTTTGCAGCGGCAATGACGGGGATTATTGGCGGTGTCTCCATTGCGAAATTTGTCGAGATACTTCTACCGCTCCCGCCGCTTGAGGAGCAACACCGCATCGTCGCGAGAATTGATCAACTGATGGCGTGTTGCGATGCGCTGGAAAAACTGCGCGCCGATCAGAAAGCAAAGCGCCTGGCTGTCCACGCTGCTGCACTCTCTCAACTACTTGATACCACCGGTGGCGGTAGCGCCAACGATGCTTGGGCCTTCATCACCCAATACTTCGGTGATCTTTACGCAGTCAAAGAAAATATCGCTGAACTGCGCAAGGCAATTCTTCAACTCGCCGTCATGGGCAAACTCGTCCCGCAATACTCAAACGACGCGCCCGCTAGTGAATTGCTCAAAGAAATCGAAACTGAGAAAAAGCGGCTTGTGAAAGAAGGCAAGATAAAAATACTTAAGCCGCTTCCAGAGATCAAACCTGAAGAAATTCCCTATGCGTTGCCACTGGGTTGGGCGTGGGCACGTCTTCAAGATGTGTTGGATGTTAGAGATGGCACGCATGACTCCCCAAGGGATGCGATTGGCCCGAACACCTACCCGCTTATTACAAGTAAAAACTTTGTGAACGGTGGAGTCGACTTTGCTAATGCACGACAAATCTCTGCTGAAGATCATTTTGAGATAATCAAACGTTCGCGAGTTGAGCGACTCGATATCCTTTTCTCCATGATTGGTGGAAATATTGGCAACCAAATCATTGTCGAAGAAGATCGTGAGTTCAGTATAAAAAATGTCGCTCTATTTAAGTATTACAACAAGTCGTTTACTCAGCCCTATTTCATCAAAAGATTCATGGAGCATCTAGCTATCGATTTGCAGCAAAAAGCTGCGGGGGGCGCGCAGCCATTTGTTTCACTGGGATTTCTTCGAAACCTTGTTATTGGTCTTCCACCGCAACTCGAACAACAACGCATCACAAGCAAAATAGACCAGCTTATGGGGTTGTGTGACACGCTAGAGCAGCGGATTGCTGCAGCCACTTGTAAGAAAACCGAATTGCTGAATGCCGTAATGGCGGAAGTGTGA
- a CDS encoding ATP-dependent nuclease, with amino-acid sequence MRLKSVFIRQYKNLKDFSMSFDGTSFIDVFVGKNGSGKSNLFEALIEIFRHLYEFDNKSEIDFDFTVKYEIDGTENEIVWRTGKLSVNGNERKNIGDTPLPDNVLIYYSGHNDTVSGLIQRYEADFRKRIKGANPDESRRFIGIGPEYKQLLLAVLLLQPAENTARQFICQKLGIKSVDSDMRLTLQRPAFAAGALKALNMDGIENFDPRTHYWGADGITREFLNRLVTCVKGEFNHGNVYNSADDHYRILINIELFHREFAAESVSDIFRQFDNLKTLGMLEGLVVPLALTSGLDASISHFSDGQFQSVYIYSIVELFKDRNCLILLDEPDAFLHPEWQFDFLRQVFEITDAAAKTCHVLMSSHSASTITCANDSVINLFEFDGEKVALTKVNKSDIIKSLSAGLITFSESEARLNIQHVLKNTSGPVLFTEGITDEMILETAWQKLYPAVKRPFEIQNAFSCGFQRNLVKDNALYQNHPDRTFFALFDFDEAYNDWNQLGQDVQTDPTLCLTKKRNGCESYALLLPVPTAGQIRGQVINPRTGGNFGNKSLLTIELLFHGVPGLDAFFTIDTERTDGFIKFISDGQKTTFAQDVVPGLDAAHFSVFRHLFNFIKSKCAGGAPA; translated from the coding sequence ATGCGCTTGAAATCGGTCTTCATCAGACAATACAAAAACCTCAAAGATTTCTCCATGAGTTTTGACGGGACGAGTTTCATCGATGTGTTTGTCGGCAAGAATGGCAGCGGAAAATCGAATTTATTTGAAGCGTTAATAGAGATATTTCGACACCTTTATGAGTTCGATAACAAGAGTGAAATCGACTTCGATTTCACGGTCAAATATGAAATCGATGGCACGGAAAATGAAATCGTATGGAGGACTGGTAAGCTCAGTGTCAATGGCAATGAGCGCAAGAACATTGGAGATACTCCTCTGCCCGACAATGTGCTGATCTACTACTCCGGCCATAACGATACAGTGTCCGGCTTGATACAACGATACGAGGCGGATTTCCGCAAACGCATCAAAGGTGCCAATCCTGACGAGAGCCGGCGCTTTATTGGCATCGGGCCGGAATATAAGCAATTGTTGCTGGCAGTCTTGCTGTTACAACCTGCCGAGAACACGGCTCGGCAGTTCATTTGCCAGAAGCTGGGTATAAAAAGTGTCGATTCAGACATGCGGTTGACACTTCAGCGCCCTGCGTTCGCTGCTGGTGCGCTGAAGGCGCTGAATATGGACGGCATCGAGAACTTCGATCCGCGTACCCATTATTGGGGTGCCGATGGCATCACTCGTGAATTTTTAAACAGACTCGTCACCTGCGTCAAGGGTGAGTTCAATCATGGTAATGTCTATAACTCTGCCGATGACCATTACCGGATTCTGATCAATATCGAACTATTTCATCGTGAGTTTGCCGCTGAGTCTGTCTCGGATATATTCCGCCAGTTCGACAATTTGAAAACACTTGGGATGCTTGAGGGACTTGTTGTTCCTCTCGCCTTGACCAGTGGTCTTGATGCCAGCATCTCCCATTTTAGCGATGGTCAGTTTCAGTCGGTTTACATCTATTCCATCGTCGAACTGTTCAAAGACCGAAATTGTCTCATCCTGCTTGATGAACCGGATGCATTTCTCCACCCGGAATGGCAGTTTGATTTTCTTCGGCAAGTGTTCGAGATAACCGATGCGGCAGCCAAGACTTGCCATGTATTGATGAGCAGCCACAGTGCATCCACAATTACCTGCGCCAACGATAGCGTTATCAACTTGTTCGAGTTCGACGGCGAAAAGGTGGCACTGACCAAGGTAAACAAGTCCGACATCATCAAATCGTTATCTGCAGGATTGATTACTTTTTCTGAGAGTGAAGCGCGGCTGAACATTCAGCACGTATTGAAAAACACTAGTGGGCCTGTACTCTTCACAGAGGGCATCACGGATGAAATGATCCTTGAAACTGCTTGGCAGAAGCTGTATCCAGCGGTGAAGCGGCCCTTTGAGATACAAAACGCATTTAGCTGCGGCTTTCAGCGTAATCTTGTTAAAGATAACGCGCTGTATCAGAACCATCCGGACAGGACGTTTTTTGCGCTTTTTGATTTTGATGAGGCCTACAATGACTGGAACCAACTGGGTCAGGATGTGCAAACTGATCCAACCTTGTGCCTGACCAAGAAGCGTAATGGGTGCGAAAGTTACGCTCTTTTGCTACCCGTTCCGACCGCTGGCCAGATTCGTGGACAGGTGATCAACCCACGTACTGGTGGTAATTTCGGAAACAAATCGCTGCTAACCATAGAACTTCTGTTTCACGGCGTGCCTGGTCTTGACGCATTTTTCACTATCGATACCGAGAGGACGGACGGATTCATCAAATTCATCAGTGATGGGCAAAAGACGACTTTCGCCCAGGATGTCGTACCAGGGCTTGATGCTGCGCATTTTTCAGTGTTTCGTCATCTTTTTAATTTCATCAAATCCAAGTGTGCTGGAGGTGCCCCTGCATGA